GCCGGAACTTTGCAATTTCCGCCGGTCTGTCAACCCACGTACAGCTGCCACCCTACCGTTTGACAGCAGGCAGGTGGCCGCACCACCAAAGGGAAGTTGCTATGTTAAAGATCGTCCCCGATCCACCCCACAACCACCACTCCCTCGAAGACACCATCATTCAGGCCACGGAGTACGCCCTGTGCGCGCAGACCGTGGCGCATCAGGCTGTTCTACTGCATCCCAAGTCGCCCGTGTCGATTCTGGTCATGGCCGCGATGCATGAAATGGAGGCGCTGCGAGTGCTGCTCGAATCGGCGTTGATTCAGGTGCAGATACCGCAGGTGGAGCCTCGCACGTTGCATTAAGCCGGTATGTCGTGAGTTGCCTGGCGGGCCCTGTTCGCCGGCAAGCCGGCTCCAACAAGGGGCGCGAATCGCCTGTAGGAGCCGGCTTGCCGGCGAATGGGCCAGGCCAGGCACCCAGCACTTCAGGGAGATTGAGTCATGAGCACAGACGACACCACGCCCCACACCACCGTGGGCAAGACCAAGTTCTACCAGGGTGAAAAGCATACCGACCCGCTGTTCTGCATCGAACCCGGCATCCCTTGCCAGCACGCACGGGAACAGGCTTCGGAGTTGATGGGCTGCGTGTGCGACCTGACCATCACCGGGATCATGGAGGACAAGCCTCAGCTGATCTGGGCATCGTATTACCTCAGCGCGCTGGCCAAGGCGCTGATGGATGATGCGGAGTTGGGGATGAAGCATTAAGGCGTTGTTTTTTCGAGGTGTTTGACGAAAGGGTTGCAGCGCCTGGGAGATCGAGCGCCGCCCGCGCGGCGCATCGCGGATGAATCCGCTCCTACATCGGTTGCAACGTGCCGCATCTGTCAGGCCATAGTTGCCTGCCTTGGCGCCAGCCGAAAAATCGCGTCGTACAAACAAGGCGAACAACCATGGC
This genomic stretch from Pseudomonas entomophila harbors:
- a CDS encoding DUF3077 domain-containing protein; translated protein: MSTDDTTPHTTVGKTKFYQGEKHTDPLFCIEPGIPCQHAREQASELMGCVCDLTITGIMEDKPQLIWASYYLSALAKALMDDAELGMKH